A window of the Serratia sarumanii genome harbors these coding sequences:
- a CDS encoding YncE family protein, giving the protein MSGTLATPRALLSLLVAASLVVAGAAQADDAGIKPQDIKREALSSAVVEMAYSTSQQALFVSAPDWKEEARSRVLRLDPNTLAIKAEIPLQVKGFGVALNDAGNRLYLTQGFNGEVGVVDTTTNHALGSIKLLDKAVLEQAYKQAGISGKRLDFLLAELKKFKITEDYLYRIREIKYDAQSGRLFLPGLGFGVDSVLYVVDTKAGKLEKVIPGFGYNAVGITLDEKGRRVFVSNMQGQVITLNADTLAITATHEVQADQLLNLVYDPASNRLLGVDQGIDRDNYRNHHLGHDYVKRSSGHRVFALDADSGKVLASELTDEVPIGLLLDERSQRLYVANRKGVRVDHGAGTLTVFDAKTLKRLQTVDLPPHPNSLALDPKGDALFVTVKNDGASTKAGKPESVVRIQLHTN; this is encoded by the coding sequence ATGTCTGGAACCCTAGCAACCCCGCGCGCGTTACTGTCGCTGCTGGTGGCGGCCTCTCTGGTGGTCGCCGGCGCTGCGCAGGCCGACGATGCCGGCATCAAACCGCAGGACATCAAGCGCGAGGCGCTGTCGTCGGCGGTGGTGGAGATGGCCTACAGCACCTCGCAACAGGCGTTGTTCGTCAGCGCGCCGGACTGGAAGGAAGAGGCGCGCTCCCGCGTGCTGCGGCTGGATCCCAACACCCTGGCGATCAAGGCGGAGATCCCGCTGCAGGTGAAAGGCTTCGGCGTGGCGCTGAACGATGCGGGCAATCGCCTGTACCTGACTCAGGGCTTCAACGGCGAAGTCGGGGTGGTGGACACCACCACCAACCACGCGCTGGGCAGCATCAAGCTGCTGGACAAAGCGGTGCTGGAGCAGGCCTACAAGCAGGCGGGCATCAGCGGCAAGCGCCTGGACTTCCTGCTGGCGGAGTTGAAGAAGTTCAAAATCACCGAGGACTACCTGTACCGCATTCGCGAGATCAAGTATGACGCGCAAAGCGGCCGCTTGTTCCTGCCGGGGCTGGGCTTCGGCGTCGACAGCGTGCTGTACGTGGTCGATACCAAGGCCGGCAAGCTGGAGAAAGTGATCCCGGGCTTCGGCTACAACGCGGTGGGTATCACATTGGATGAGAAGGGCCGCCGGGTATTCGTCTCCAACATGCAGGGGCAGGTGATCACCCTGAACGCCGACACGCTGGCGATCACCGCCACCCACGAAGTGCAGGCCGATCAGCTGCTGAATCTGGTGTATGATCCGGCGAGCAATCGTCTGCTGGGTGTCGATCAGGGTATTGATCGCGATAACTACCGCAATCATCATCTGGGGCACGACTACGTGAAGCGCAGCAGCGGCCACCGGGTATTCGCGCTGGATGCGGACAGCGGCAAGGTACTGGCCAGCGAGCTGACGGATGAGGTGCCGATCGGCCTGCTGCTCGACGAGCGCAGCCAGCGGCTGTACGTCGCCAACCGCAAAGGCGTGCGCGTGGATCACGGCGCCGGGACGCTGACGGTGTTCGACGCCAAGACGCTTAAGCGTCTGCAAACCGTAGATCTGCCGCCGCACCCTAACAGTCTGGCGTTGGATCCGAAAGGCGACGCGCTGTTCGTGACGGTGAAAAACGACGGCGCTTCCACCAAGGCCGGCAAGCCGGAAAGCGTGGTGCGTATTCAGCTGCACACCAACTAA
- a CDS encoding TonB-dependent siderophore receptor, whose translation MKSKLSRYSLATLIGLGLGASAFANAAQQTDTPTTEENSGAADKKPRGEDTIVVTAARQNLQAPGVSTITADEIKKRPPARDISELIRTMPGVNLTGNSTSGQRGNNRQIDIRGMGPENTLILIDGKPASSRNSVRQGWRGERDSRGDTAWVPPEMIERIEVLRGPAAARYGNGAAGGVVNIITKKAGDALHGSLNGYFNVPQHKQEGATKRTDFSLSGPLSDSLSFRLFGGYSKTQADAWDINESHKSERVGAYANSVPAGREGVVDKNIDALLHWDFAHLQSLEFEYAYGRQGNLYAGDTQNTNTNALVQSNYGEETNRIYRETFGLTHRGAWDNGVSTNNYVQFERTRNTRLNEGLAGGTEGIFDTKNTGFGTTKLDDFLAHSEVSVPFELGVAQTATLGTEWTQQRMKDGTSTSQTLMGGTIPGMTTGTRSPYASAHIFSLFAEDNIELTDTTMLTPGLRYDLHSESGNNWSPALNLSQELGDYFTLKMGIARSYKAPTLFQTNGNYLLYSKGQGCAGSDTKNGCYLLGNDDLKAETSVNKEIGLEFHNEGWLAGVTYFRNDYHNKIEAGNSRIATSSTGTAVYQWENVPKAVVQGLEGSLNVPVSETVTWSNNATYMIENKNKTTGDYLSVIPKFTVNSTLSWQATQDLSMQSTLTWYGRQKPKKYNYQGKPATGGETREVSPYAVVGASATYDLTKNVSLTAGIDNLFDKRQFRAGNAQNVGDPNTGAINIAGAGAATYNEPGRTYYMSINTHF comes from the coding sequence ATGAAAAGCAAGCTATCACGTTATTCTTTAGCCACTCTTATCGGCTTGGGATTGGGCGCGTCCGCGTTCGCCAACGCCGCGCAGCAGACCGACACCCCCACCACGGAAGAAAACAGCGGCGCAGCGGATAAAAAGCCGCGCGGCGAAGACACCATCGTCGTGACCGCCGCCCGGCAGAACCTGCAGGCGCCTGGGGTGTCCACCATCACCGCCGATGAGATCAAGAAACGCCCGCCGGCGCGCGACATCAGCGAACTGATCCGCACCATGCCCGGGGTTAACCTGACCGGCAACTCCACCAGCGGCCAGCGCGGCAACAACCGCCAGATCGATATCCGCGGCATGGGCCCGGAAAACACCCTGATTCTGATCGACGGCAAACCGGCCTCCAGCCGCAACTCGGTGCGTCAGGGCTGGCGCGGCGAGCGCGACTCGCGCGGCGATACCGCCTGGGTGCCGCCGGAAATGATCGAGCGCATCGAAGTGCTGCGCGGCCCTGCTGCGGCGCGCTACGGCAACGGCGCCGCGGGCGGCGTGGTCAACATCATCACCAAGAAGGCCGGCGATGCGCTGCACGGCTCGCTGAACGGCTACTTCAACGTGCCGCAACACAAGCAGGAGGGCGCCACCAAACGCACCGACTTCAGCCTGTCCGGCCCGCTGAGCGATTCCCTGAGCTTCCGTCTGTTCGGCGGCTACAGCAAAACGCAGGCCGACGCCTGGGACATTAACGAATCGCATAAGTCCGAACGCGTCGGCGCCTACGCCAACAGCGTCCCGGCCGGGCGTGAAGGGGTGGTCGATAAAAATATCGACGCCTTGCTGCACTGGGACTTCGCCCATCTGCAGTCGCTGGAGTTCGAGTACGCTTACGGCCGCCAGGGCAACCTGTACGCCGGCGATACCCAGAACACCAACACCAACGCCCTGGTGCAGAGCAACTACGGCGAAGAGACCAACCGCATCTACCGTGAAACCTTCGGCCTGACCCACCGCGGCGCCTGGGACAACGGCGTGAGCACCAACAACTACGTGCAGTTTGAGCGCACCCGCAACACCCGCCTGAACGAAGGGCTGGCCGGCGGCACCGAAGGCATCTTCGACACCAAAAACACCGGCTTCGGCACCACCAAGCTGGACGACTTCCTGGCGCACAGCGAAGTCAGCGTGCCGTTTGAACTGGGCGTTGCCCAGACCGCCACTCTGGGCACCGAGTGGACCCAGCAGCGGATGAAAGACGGCACGTCCACCAGCCAAACGCTGATGGGCGGCACCATTCCCGGCATGACTACCGGTACGCGCAGCCCTTATGCTTCCGCGCATATCTTCTCGCTGTTCGCCGAAGACAACATTGAACTGACCGACACCACCATGCTGACGCCGGGCCTGCGCTACGATCTGCATTCGGAATCCGGCAATAACTGGAGCCCGGCGCTGAACCTGTCGCAGGAACTGGGCGACTACTTCACGCTGAAGATGGGCATCGCGCGTTCCTACAAAGCGCCGACGCTGTTCCAGACCAACGGCAACTATCTGCTGTACAGCAAAGGCCAGGGATGTGCCGGCAGCGATACCAAAAACGGCTGCTACCTGCTGGGCAACGACGATCTGAAGGCGGAGACCAGCGTCAACAAAGAGATCGGGCTGGAATTCCATAACGAAGGCTGGCTGGCCGGCGTGACCTACTTCCGCAACGATTACCACAACAAGATTGAGGCGGGTAACTCTCGCATCGCCACCAGCAGCACCGGCACGGCGGTCTATCAGTGGGAAAACGTGCCGAAAGCGGTGGTGCAAGGGCTGGAAGGCTCGCTGAACGTGCCGGTCAGCGAGACCGTCACCTGGAGCAACAACGCCACCTACATGATCGAGAACAAGAACAAGACCACCGGCGATTACCTGTCGGTGATCCCGAAGTTCACCGTCAACTCGACCCTCAGCTGGCAGGCCACGCAGGATCTGTCGATGCAGTCCACCCTGACCTGGTACGGCCGTCAGAAGCCGAAGAAGTACAACTACCAGGGTAAACCGGCCACCGGCGGCGAAACCCGCGAGGTCAGCCCTTATGCCGTCGTCGGCGCCAGCGCGACCTATGACCTGACCAAAAACGTCAGCCTCACCGCCGGCATCGATAACCTGTTCGACAAACGCCAGTTCCGCGCCGGCAACGCGCAGAACGTGGGCGATCCGAACACCGGCGCGATCAACATCGCCGGTGCAGGCGCGGCCACCTACAACGAACCGGGCCGCACCTACTACATGAGCATCAACACCCACTTCTGA
- the fes gene encoding enterochelin esterase codes for MNTELQSESSRLLASSNAGSPGWWLTVARRGTPWVEPAGNGRWRTTFFWRDPQGCELTSAYRRVWININCLTDHHQPNPPQSLQRLAGTDVWYWQTELSGAWRGSYCFIPCFDERPPAFSGDDAHANMHNLRHWWHQVFASATPDLLNPYRSWQSASGHSVSGLHMPDAPPQPVWRSFDEYEIASGRCTPPLPARLQRHTWQSERLGNSRDVWIYTTGDSKPAERPLAILLDGQFWAKQMPVWEPLMQLTREGALPEAVYVLIDIIDLPHRARELTCKDDFWLAVQEELMPQLADWAPHSDKPADTVVAGQSFGGLASLYAGLRWPQCFGAVITQSGSYWWPRRDMLQLPSIPDDACWLMQQVERHGLGNHGALKVFMEAGSQEKLVHRVSGEMAARLSDAGHRVHYRVVEGGHDALCWRSGLTDGLQAVWASAFATAYPASATARGTHDGKPESVR; via the coding sequence GTGAATACAGAACTACAGTCAGAAAGCAGCAGATTATTGGCCAGCAGCAATGCGGGCAGTCCAGGATGGTGGTTGACGGTGGCACGGCGCGGTACGCCATGGGTAGAACCGGCGGGTAACGGCCGCTGGCGAACCACCTTTTTCTGGCGCGATCCTCAGGGATGCGAATTGACCTCCGCCTACCGCCGCGTGTGGATCAACATCAACTGCCTGACCGACCATCACCAGCCGAATCCGCCGCAAAGCCTGCAGCGTTTGGCCGGCACCGACGTGTGGTACTGGCAGACCGAGCTGAGCGGCGCCTGGCGCGGCAGCTACTGCTTTATTCCCTGCTTTGACGAGCGGCCGCCGGCGTTCAGCGGCGACGATGCGCACGCCAACATGCACAACCTGCGCCACTGGTGGCACCAGGTGTTCGCCAGCGCCACCCCCGATCTGCTCAACCCGTATCGCTCCTGGCAAAGCGCCAGCGGCCACAGCGTCTCCGGCCTGCACATGCCGGATGCGCCGCCGCAGCCGGTATGGCGTTCGTTCGACGAGTATGAGATCGCCAGCGGGCGCTGCACGCCGCCGCTGCCGGCGCGTTTGCAGCGCCATACCTGGCAGAGCGAGCGCCTGGGCAACAGCCGCGACGTTTGGATCTACACCACCGGCGACAGCAAGCCGGCCGAGCGTCCGTTGGCTATCCTGCTCGACGGTCAGTTCTGGGCGAAGCAGATGCCGGTCTGGGAGCCGCTGATGCAGCTGACCCGCGAGGGGGCGTTGCCGGAAGCGGTGTATGTGTTGATCGACATCATCGATCTGCCGCACCGGGCGCGAGAATTAACCTGCAAGGACGATTTCTGGCTGGCGGTGCAGGAAGAACTGATGCCGCAGCTGGCCGACTGGGCGCCGCACAGCGACAAACCGGCCGATACGGTGGTGGCGGGGCAAAGCTTTGGCGGCCTGGCTTCCCTGTATGCCGGGCTGCGCTGGCCGCAGTGCTTCGGCGCGGTAATTACCCAGTCCGGTTCCTACTGGTGGCCGCGGCGCGACATGCTGCAGCTGCCGAGCATCCCCGACGACGCCTGCTGGCTGATGCAGCAGGTGGAACGGCATGGCCTGGGCAACCACGGTGCGCTGAAGGTATTTATGGAAGCCGGTTCGCAGGAAAAGCTGGTGCATCGGGTCAGCGGCGAAATGGCGGCTCGCCTGAGCGACGCCGGCCATCGGGTGCACTACCGGGTGGTGGAAGGCGGGCACGACGCGTTGTGCTGGCGCAGCGGCCTGACCGACGGGCTGCAGGCGGTCTGGGCCTCCGCTTTCGCCACCGCTTATCCGGCATCGGCGACGGCACGAGGAACACATGATGGAAAGCCTGAATCCGTTCGATGA
- a CDS encoding MbtH family protein, with translation MESLNPFDDQQQRSLVLRNVQQQYSLWPDFRAIPSDWTIVFGPAARTACTEWLEQHWQDILPVAASKA, from the coding sequence ATGGAAAGCCTGAATCCGTTCGATGATCAACAGCAGCGCAGCCTGGTGCTGCGCAACGTACAACAACAATACAGTTTGTGGCCGGATTTCCGCGCCATTCCGTCCGATTGGACGATCGTCTTCGGCCCGGCGGCGCGCACCGCGTGCACCGAGTGGCTGGAACAGCATTGGCAAGACATTCTGCCGGTCGCAGCAAGCAAGGCGTGA